The genomic region TACTCGATCGCGAGACTGAGGTGAAGGATTTCTTCGCGAAGCATCGCGTGCGCCTCGGCGGCAAGATCATCGATCAGCATCTAGAGCGCCTCAGCGTGGCATCAGGATTCAGGCGTCGCGAGGGCGCGAACTTGCAGCAGACGCTGAAGGGTTGAGCTACACCAGGAATCATAGCGGCGGGCGAGGTCTTGCGCGCGGGTCACGCCGGTGAACTATCGGAGGAGGATCCGGGATTTCTCACTGCGTTCGAAATGACCGAGATCTGCTGCCGAAAAAGCGAGAAAAGGCCGAGGCTCTCGCGAAACGATTCGAGTGCGCGGGCGAGCGGGTTACTTGTCGAGCGGATGCTTGAACTTGCGATCGGGGTGCCGAATCGTCAACACCGGGCATGCCGCCTTTTGTACGACGCGCTCGGCGACACTGCCCATCAGCACGTGCGCCAATCCGGTGCGGCCATGCGTGCCGAGCACGATCAGGTCGGCGTTCTCGCTCTGCGAGGTATGCAGGATTTCCAGGAACGGCGAGCCGACCTTCAGCAGGCTGCGCGCCTTCAGACCGGCGTCGCGAAACTTGCCGACGATTTTGTCGAGCTCGCGCTGAGCGAGCAGACGCTGCTCTTCGCCGATGCGGCTCATCGCACCGACGTCCATCGCGGGACCGAGTTCCGGCGTCATCATGACCGGCGCGAGCGGCTGATCGACGTGCAGCACGATGATTTCGGCGCCGAATTTCTTCGCGAACTCCTCGGCGTAGCCGAGCGCGAGTTCCGAGTCTTCCGAAAAGTCCGTGGCGGCAAGGATTTTTGCTAAGTTTGGCACAATCGGAAACATACGCCGCCAGTGGATTGGTGGCAAGCTCAAGGTTCGGCCTGCGCGCGCGGGTGAGAGGCTCGACCGGGGTACCGTCTGCGCATTACAATTGCGGGAAAATCGTGGGAAACTCAGACCTATGACGATCCGCCGCGGATTTGGAATCGAAGACTTCGACAAGGCGTTCGACGAATTTTTCGACGAGCTGCTGATCGATCGCTGGAAGTGCGGCACTCGCCCCAACGAGTTCGAGCATGCCGACGTGTTCGACCACGAGGACAGCTACCAGGTGCGCCTCGCGGCGGCCGGAATCGATCCGGCGCAGCTTCAGGTCGAGGTGCTGGGACAGCGGCTCGCGGTGCGAGTGCCGGTCAAGCTCGGCGGAATGCTGGAAAGCAGTTTTTCGTTTACCGAATCGATCGACGGTGAAGCCTCGACCGCGAAATATTCGGAAGGGACGCTCACAATCATCCTGCCAAAAAAGAAAGGCCGGCGTATCTCGCTGAAAAAATCGTGATCGCGCCGGATGCGGCTACCTCGATGACCGACAATACCGACCGCATCGAAAAACCGGGCGAAAACGATCGAGTGCGCGCCCCGGTTCATCCGGAGTTGAGCGCCGAGGAGTTGCGAATCGCGCTGCCGATCGATGCCGACGCGCTGGAGCGCGCGGCGAACAGCGACGGGGCGGTGGGATTGTTCGGACAGGGCCGCGCGCTCGACGCGATTCGCCTGGCAATCGGCATCGACGCGCCCGGCTACAACGTGTTCGTAAGCGGGCTTCGCACCCGCCACGAGCGCGAATCGGTGCTGCGGTTACTGGGCGAGAAAGCGGCGACGATGCCGACGCCAGGCGACTGGGTGTACGTCAATAATTTCAGGAATCCCGAGTCGCCGACCGCGATTTATCTCGAGCCCGGCAAGGGCATCGAACTGCGCGAGCGGATGACGGAGCTGGTGAGCTTCGTGCTCGAGCAATTGCCAAAGGCGTTCCGGCGCGAGGATTTCGATCAGGAACGGACCGCGCTGCGCGACAAATACAACAAGCGCGCGCAGGAATTGTTCGGCCAGCTCGAGAATCGAGCGCGCGAACGCGGCTTTGGAATTCAGACCGCGCCGACCGGCCAGATCATTTTCATCCCGCTGGTCGAGGGCAAGATGCCCGAGTCGCCGGAGGTTCTGAATCGCGCGATGGCGGAAAAATCCGAAGCCGAACGCGAGCGCCTCGCGCAGGTGCAGGGCGAAGTGCAGGACGAGCTAGCGGCTTTGATTCTCAAGCAGCAGGAAATGATGCGCGAGCTGATCGACGACATCCGCGCGATCGAGCGGTCGTTCGCATCGCGGCTGATCACGCCGTCGGTCGATGAAGTGAAGCAGCATTTCAACAATGCGGACGTAGACAAGTACCTCGATCACGTGGCCGAGCACATGCTGGACAACCTGGATCGCTTCCGCGAGCTGAGTCCCGCGGAGCAGGCGCAGCGTCCGCCGATGCCGGACCTTGCGACGCGGATGCTAGAGTACCAGGTCAACGTGATGGTCGATAATTCGGGCACGCGCGGCGCGCCGGTGGTGCTCGAGGATGCGCCGACGTATCACAACCTGTTCGGCACGATCGAGCGCTGGGTCGATCCGATGGGTCGGGCCGGAACCAACTTCACGCGAATAATCAGCGGTTCGTTTCTGAAATCGCACGGCGGCTTCCTGGTGCTCGATCTGGAAGACGCGGCGGTCGAGCCGGGCGTATGGAAGACGCTCAAGCGGAGCCTCAAGTCGGGGCGCATGACGCTCGAGACGTTCGAGCCGTTTCCGTTTTTTTCGATGAGCGGGCTCAAGCCGGAACCGATCAAAATCAGCAACAAGCTGGTGGTGCTCGGCGGCGCGCAACTTTACAACCTGTTCTACTTTTACGACCCCGACTTTGCCGAGCTGTTCAAGGTCAAGGCGGAGATGCGGCCGGCGGTGAGCGCCGACGCGGGCGCGGCGGCGCATTATGCAACGCGTGTGGGGTCGCTCGCGCGCAAGGAGAATCTGCCGCCGTTCGACGCGGGCGCGCTCGCGCGGATCGTCGAATACGGAATGCGGATGGCCGGCGATCGCACGCGGGTGCTGGCGATGCTCGAGCCGATTGACGATCTCGCGCGCGAGGCGGCCTACTTTGCGCGCGCTGAAAATGCCGCCCGCGTCGCTGCGGCGCACGTCGAGCGGGCGCTCGGCGAACGGATGCTGCGGCTGAACTTTATCGAGGAAGAAATACGCCGGCTGATCGCGAGCGGCACGCTGGTGGTGCA from Candidatus Binatus sp. harbors:
- a CDS encoding Lon protease family protein encodes the protein MIAPDAATSMTDNTDRIEKPGENDRVRAPVHPELSAEELRIALPIDADALERAANSDGAVGLFGQGRALDAIRLAIGIDAPGYNVFVSGLRTRHERESVLRLLGEKAATMPTPGDWVYVNNFRNPESPTAIYLEPGKGIELRERMTELVSFVLEQLPKAFRREDFDQERTALRDKYNKRAQELFGQLENRARERGFGIQTAPTGQIIFIPLVEGKMPESPEVLNRAMAEKSEAERERLAQVQGEVQDELAALILKQQEMMRELIDDIRAIERSFASRLITPSVDEVKQHFNNADVDKYLDHVAEHMLDNLDRFRELSPAEQAQRPPMPDLATRMLEYQVNVMVDNSGTRGAPVVLEDAPTYHNLFGTIERWVDPMGRAGTNFTRIISGSFLKSHGGFLVLDLEDAAVEPGVWKTLKRSLKSGRMTLETFEPFPFFSMSGLKPEPIKISNKLVVLGGAQLYNLFYFYDPDFAELFKVKAEMRPAVSADAGAAAHYATRVGSLARKENLPPFDAGALARIVEYGMRMAGDRTRVLAMLEPIDDLAREAAYFARAENAARVAAAHVERALGERMLRLNFIEEEIRRLIASGTLVVHISGSSVGQINGLAVLDVGGYAFGRPSRVTATVALGQAGLINIEREARLSGSTHDKGIMILGGFLRSRFAQTHPIAMSASICFEQSYSGIDGDSASSTELYALLSALAGIPLRQELAVTGSVDQYGNVQAIGGVNEKIEGFYRVCKAIGLTGTQGVLVPRTNVSNLMLDPETTGAIERGQFHIYPVDTIDTGIEILTGVRAGKIGEPGTVNQIVDERLKAMANIQHDRGVAETRVVQEAGQSLPPHPPPAPPEPPR
- a CDS encoding Hsp20/alpha crystallin family protein, which translates into the protein MTIRRGFGIEDFDKAFDEFFDELLIDRWKCGTRPNEFEHADVFDHEDSYQVRLAAAGIDPAQLQVEVLGQRLAVRVPVKLGGMLESSFSFTESIDGEASTAKYSEGTLTIILPKKKGRRISLKKS
- a CDS encoding universal stress protein, with the translated sequence MPNLAKILAATDFSEDSELALGYAEEFAKKFGAEIIVLHVDQPLAPVMMTPELGPAMDVGAMSRIGEEQRLLAQRELDKIVGKFRDAGLKARSLLKVGSPFLEILHTSQSENADLIVLGTHGRTGLAHVLMGSVAERVVQKAACPVLTIRHPDRKFKHPLDK